One genomic segment of Impatiens glandulifera chromosome 6, dImpGla2.1, whole genome shotgun sequence includes these proteins:
- the LOC124942539 gene encoding berberine bridge enzyme-like 8 yields the protein MMSLATLFIAFIISFISLSWIVSAHSHQDFIDCLSNHFPNSSISEIIYTPDESSYLSVLNSSIQNLRFTSPSTPKPLLIIRPLYDYQIQAAISCSKIHGIQIRFRSGGHDYEGLSYVSPVTFIILDLINIRSIEVDIGSNTAWIQSGATIGQLYYSVAQNSINLAFPAGVCPTVGVGGHFSGGGYGTLLRKYGLAADNVIDARMVDVNGNILDRKTMGEDMFWAIRGGGGGSFGVILAWKVNLVSVPSIVTVFTISKTLEQNATSIINRWQYVAHKFPKELFIRIIIGRANSRVTGKLTIEASFNSLYLGRADDLVNVMQDGFPELGLTKDDLIEMNWIESILYFAGFRGQPLEILLNRAQPTTPYFKAKSDYVQEPIPQSGLEGIWDIILEDGAENSIIILSPYGGIMDEIPESSIPFPHRAGNLYKIQHLANWNNASEVVAIKRIDWIRRLYSYMTPYVSKHPRAAYLNYRDLDIGVNRQGNTSYAQASIWGMKYFKNNFKRLVKVKSMVDPSNFFWNEQSIPVLNKWTKKKGH from the coding sequence atgatgtcTTTAGCCACTTTATTCATTGCATTTATCATTTCCTTTATTTCATTGTCATGGATTGTATCGGCACATAGTCATCAAGATTTTATTGATTGTCTCTCAAATCATTTTCCAAATTCTTCCATTTCTGAAATTATCTATACACCCGACGAATCTTCGTATTTGTCTGTATTGAACTCTTCCATACAAAACTTGCGTTTCACGTCGCCTTCTACTCCGAAACCCCTCTTGATCATAAGACCTTTGTATGATTATCAAATACAAGCGGCCATTAGTTGTTCCAAAATTCATGGGATACAAATTAGGTTTAGGAGCGGGGGACATGACTACGAGGGTCTCTCTTATGTTTCTCCCGTTACTTTTATAATCCTCGATCTTATTAACATTCGGTCTATTGAAGTTGACATTGGAAGCAACACTGCTTGGATCCAATCCGGTGCAACTATTGGTCAACTTTATTATAGTGTAGCCCAAAATAGTATAAACTTAGCATTTCCCGCCGGAGTTTGTCCCACCGTCGGTGTTGGTGGACATTTTAGCGGTGGAGGATATGGAACGTTGCTACGTAAATATGGTCTTGCAGCTGATAACGTCATTGATGCTCGCATGGTCGATGTAAATGGAAATATTTTGGATAGAAAAACGATGGGTGAGGATATGTTTTGGGCCATAAGAGGGGGCGGGGGAGGAAGTTTTGGTGTCATTCTTGCATGGAAGGTCAACTTAGTTAGCGTTCCTTCTATCGTAACAGTTTTCACCATTTCGAAAACTTTAGAACAAAACGCTACAAGTATCATTAATCGGTGGCAGTATGTTGCACACAAGTTTCCCAAAGAACTATTCATTAGAATTATCATCGGTAGGGCAAACTCTAGAGTAACGGGGAAGTTGACAATAGAGGCTTCATTCAATTCCTTGTATCTAGGAAGAGCCGACGACCTCGTCAACGTGATGCAAGATGGCTTCCCCGAGCTTGGCTTGACCAAAGATGATCTCATCGAGATGAATTGGATTGAATCCATCCTTTACTTTGCGGGTTTTAGAGGACAACCACTCGAGATTTTGCTAAACCGAGCTCAGCCCACCACACCATATTTCAAAGCAAAATCAGATTACGTGCAAGAGCCGATCCCCCAATCTGGATTGGAAGGGATTTGGGACATAATATTGGAGGATGGTGCTGAGAATTCTATCATAATCTTGAGCCCATATGGTGGCATAATGGACGAAATACCAGAATCTTCGATTCCATTCCCACATAGAGCTGGGAACTTGTACAAGATCCAACACTTGGCCAATTGGAACAACGCGAGCGAAGTCGTGGCCATCAAGCGTATAGATTGGATCCGAAGACTTTACAGCTACATGACACCATATGTTTCAAAACATCCTAGAGCCGCGTATTTAAACTATAGAGATCTCGATATCGGAGTAAATAGACAAGGGAATACAAGTTATGCACAAGCAAGCATTTGGGGGATGAAATACTTCAAGAACAACTTTAAAAGGCTGGTGAAGGTAAAAAGTATGGTTGATCCATCCAACTTCTTTTGGAATGAGCAAAGCATTCCGGTTCTTAACAAATGGACCAAGAAGAAAGGGCACTAA